attgtattttttttatgtgaTGATGGGAGGAAATTCAAGAtttcttatttactttttaaaGTTTTAGATATCAAGGGATGGGTTAGATAGTTTGGGAGGAGGAAGTATAAATAAGAGGTCTCGAGTTTAATTTCTCCCacttacacttaaaaaaaattaaaagagaagGAGTTTTGTCATCATCATGGTTTTTACGCATGCAAATTTAGATTAACAATTAAAGCATCACTAGTTAACAGATTTCATAAATGCTAGATGAATTTAAATAATCATTATTGTAAAAAGGCTCTTTCTTGACTTTGGTTTTATTAATCTGATTTCATCAGATGAATTTTAGTCTTGGATGTTATATATTTCTGACTTTTTTCATATATTCAGGAATTGAGAATAGGTTTTTGGCTTAACCTAATTTGGTGTTGGCAAATTAGGCGTAGTCTTAGATACCTTATTAACATGTTTTCAAAGATTGTTGCTTGTTTTTCCTTTGAGACGACAGTCATTAAGCATGTTTCTATGGTTATTTTAATCTTCTACGATTTTTCTGTCAAAAAATTCTTGTCATTGTTGTTGTGATGATCAAGTCTTTCCTTTGAGGTCTTAATTGCAGACATTGAAGTTTTGGAGTAGAACTTTTATAGCTAAAGAAATTTAGCGGTTAGTGTGCGTTTAAATAAAATGTTGGAGGAATGAATTGTGCTAGTGGGATTTCACTATGCaagaaattttattaattcctttcttcttcttccttaaTCCTTTCTTGTTCTCTTCCTCTCCCCTCTTCCGGTTGAGGAAAACCCTTGGTGGTTCAACTCAAGTGAGTAGCCAGGAGCTTGGAGAACTTGGTATCAATGCCAGAAGCTACCACTATCAAAATGGAAGGTCATTTTTACTATATTTTGATAGTATTATTAATTAAACAAGTTAAAAGTACATTTTAAATATATTGCATAGTACTAGTTTCGCTTTTCATAGTACTTGTTATAGTATTTGATATTACTAATACCATAGCCTACTAATGTTTTTGATATTGTATAATTTGATTACTTTTTGACACTTATGTATTTTCagaaatttataatttaaaacAACTTTATAATCATTTGTATGAACCATAGCGGTTAAATGTTGAAGTTTTATTTAGTTGAGAGGTAATTTTTAACATATTTGATAAAAACCATTACTCAAATAATTAGGTTACTTACATATTTGATAAAACCATTACtcaaataatttctttttttttttggaatttttacCATATGGGATTGTGTCTGGTTTTGGCCCATTGATGAAGTTTTGATATATCAATAAAATAGCAAACttggtttgaaaaaaaaaagaacaattaGATAGTAGCTTTTGCCATATTCAAtagtaatattttttattttcatagtacTTCTTTTTGTATTTCACAGTACTAATACTATTGCTTAATGATCTTTTGaatgctaaaagaaatttaacaATTCATTTGGACTATATAGTCATAAAATATGTCATTTACAACAATTTCATCATTATTAATGCAAACAGTAATAATGAAATCTCACAATACTATTAAGATGGAATGTAGTTTTTACCATATTTTGATAGTATTGTTAGTCAAACAATTATATAGTACATTTTTAGTATCCTAACAAGACTAGTTGCAATTTTCACAGTACTTTTTTAAGTATGTGATagtactcttttttcttttttctttttttctgttcATAACTTTATCACTACCTTCATATAGGTAAAATTTAAGCCAAGAAGGAATTGTCTTACAGATGATCAAAACCATTTGATTAACCTACTCACTAACAAAAAACAGATAATATTATGTAGTCTATCGAACATTTTAAGGAACACAGATATAAATAAGATAACTTAAAAACAATCGGTAAAACTAGTTGTACATGAACCTACATTTGGCTGCATTTGCTGTTTGCAGCTATAGAATCGAAAATTCAACATGTGAAGGTATTAATCCCTCGAGCTGTTGCTTGGCACAGACTCTAGCTAACTTTTCCTACTTCTTTTCCCGCTTCTTTTCCTTGCGCGTTTTGGGCGAATTGAATTTACGCGGATCATGAGGACAATAGCATTCTCGAGGAAGTATTCAACAAGCTGTGGTTCACTTCTGCGACCATAGTATCCAAGTAACTGAACCACTTTCAAATGTTGGAGCGGAAAGCTGGCAgctttcttcaactttctaTCTCCCCTAACCATATCATTCCACCATGATTCCAACTTCAGCACAAACTTCTCCAAGCTGGGCGAAGCCCTGATCAAAGAAGTAAATCCAATCAAACTTTCATCTTTTGATGCAAAATCTATTAAGACGAACTCCTTCGGATTGGTAAGTTGAGGAAGCTCATGAACAATTCCTTTTTCCTGTGAAACTTGAAGCTCTTTGGCACGTAAAGTAATAATCTCTAGTTGTGACAAGCAGCAAAAAAGCCAAGAAATGACATACCTAACCAAGTTAAGAGAATACCAAGAAACCCATATGAAGAGGTGATTTCTGGTTTAGTGAACTGTGCTGACCAGTTGGGGATTTCTTCCTAAGTGGGGAGCAGCTACCTTAAGAATCACCTGCTAAGATTACAACAGACGGGGCTATGTCCCCCGATTCTCCTCTGACGGTCTAGTTAGTTTGGATAAGAGTCAAAGTGGAGGAAGCTATTGAAAGTGATTCTTACAGAATATTCAGTTGGGCCCTTCTAAGTGAGAGGTTctgatatttatatgagacaACTTGGAGTGAAGGATAGTGGGGTCTAAGTTCCCAAAATCTGACTGAGACTGAGCGTATCAGCCTGATTTGACAAGTCAGTGCAGTAGATAGGTCTTGTCAGATGTCACGTTCGTCCTGTAGATGTCAGGATCTTGGACAGGACTTCAATTGTCATGTCAGACATAGTGCTAAACCGAGATAACAGTAAATGTAGGAGCCACCTCAGTTATCCATGTGCGGGGTGTAGCCGAGGTGACTAGAACGGATAGGGGCCACCCCAGAGGTGAGGGGATCATCTAGGTACGGCCGAGCCGATGTGACCATTATAAACGTCCATAGGCAGGTAGGAGGGACCGAGCCGGGATGACCATCCTCACCATACATTCACAAGCATGGGGACATTCTGAAGTAAAAGATGATGTGCTGCAGTAGTTTTAAGGGAGACTAAATTTGTGTCGCTGACAATAATGGATTGTAACCTCAAACAGCTGCATACCTCCAGATATTTCAAGGCAATAGATGGACCACAAACTCGAAGGTTGATCAAAACTGAAGAGCCCCCCACTACCAGGCGCTCAAGAAATGGACAGTTGATAAAGAAAAATTCTAGTACCTCCACAGTTACATTCAGACTCTTCAAACTCAATGCTCTAAGGGACTTGAAGCCAATCTGTGCATGATGATGGATTTCAGGGTAACCAGGTTGAGATTTGCCACTGCTACAGCGAAGAAATACACAATCAAAAGTATATGATTCTGGAGAAGAAGGCGGGCCATCATCTGGAAACAGGTCCAATTCTAGCCTTTGCACTCTCCTTGCAAATGCATGCTGAAGCCAGTTATGAGTCTCATCTCCATAAAAATTGTCCAAATAAAAAGCAACTCTCAAATAATCTAATGCCAAAGACTTGTCTGGTTGGAGCAGCACCTTGTCAACCCATTCAACATACTTACGCCTTTCCTTTATAACAAAGTCCAGATACCTTGCCCCGTTGCGCATTGAGACCATCTTCTTTAGCACTTTCGAAGCATCAAAATCAAGGCAAGCCATAGACCTCCACAGATCTATCCAACGCTATGAAAGAACACTTGTTCTGGCAGCTTCTTTTGGCGTTAGACAAGACAGTAAGCTGATCCTTGAGGGGTGCCTTGTCTTTGGACAGTTCCTCGCTCCAAAACCAGTGGCAAGTATTGCCCTTGATTCCATCAAGATCAAAACTTTCTGCTACTTTTCCATTGCTGCAGCCCACCATCGAGCCTGGAGAGATAAGTACAACCACCGTTCTAAACGCCCGGCATCCGCCTACTTCGGCTTAGTCGAAAGTGGCCAGGAATAAAAGAAGCTGGAGATTGTTACTTGTTTGAGGAAAAGAGAAACTGATTTAGGATGCTTTCACAAAGTAATTGGGTTGATTTCGATTCCAGttgttgttgattttttttttttatcgcaacgataacatttgtataacctaccTATTCTAATTTAGTCGAAGGGCACTGACGGGATTTTCCTGTTCGAGGAAGCCACAATTAAGTGGCAAGGTCTCTTGACCTCCAACCCCCACCAAGACTTAAATGTTTTGGTGGTACCAACAGTTCAAGAGGCTGTTAGCAATTTGCATCTTTTCATAAAGTATGTGATAATACAAATATCACAGCCTGTTAATAGTGATGATAATTGAGGCGGGTACCGTGGACATCCACCCCGCAAGGGGTTAATGGATAGGATAAAATGCTCTCCTATTAAAAAACGGGATGGGGACTGGGCCTTTTTGATTATTAATGCAAATTTTGGCAATGACATTTCAAAGTATTAGTATTTAAATATGAAGTAATTTTTACCATGTTTTATTGTATCACTACTCAAACAATTAGGTAATAGCTTTTTATAATATTCAAAGgtacttttttattttcataataCTTCTTTTTATATTTCACGGTACTAATACCATAGATTAATGATCCTTTGAACACCAAAACACATTTAACAATTTATTTGACACTAATGGACTTATAAAATCGGTCTCTTACAACTATTCCATGATCACTAATATAACTACTATATCCCGAGCTTTTAATTGCTTATTGCAATTTAATTTATATTGACATAATCAACAActtataatataattttttaataatattatatacttttagtttttattttcgttAATACAAAATAAAACTGCTATTACCTCCTCATATGAAATAATACTAAATGAATCTCTTATGGTTCACAGTACTTCCTTTGTGTTCACGAATCTTATGGCATTAGCATTAAAAAAGACAGTTACCAATAGTTTATTTTGTTACTTTGATATCCTACATGATATCACAGAGATCTTTATCCGCCATCCACCATGGATAGAGTAGctcatgttaaaaaaaaaaaactttagatCTATCACACAATGATAATCATAATCTATTATAGCCGGTTGCCAAGTATTTAGGAGGAAATTTACTATGTAGGAAACTCCATATGACAAACGATGTGGCATCTATGTATTGGATTTGTATTGAGGGAATGATTTCCCTTGAAAACACAAATGGGACTGTAGAATTTCCCAAAATATAGATGTACAAGAAATAACATACAGTGAAAACTTGACTTCAAGTTCATAATGTGATTCGAGTAATTTCTAAGCAGAAGCAGCATTAAATCGGTCCCCTAAACCACAACCTGAAATATTcatgtttctttttccttttcttttgtcaaaacATTATAGATCGCTTAATGAAGATAAGCAAAAAATGACAAAGAACAAAACTGAATGAAGACAACCCCTTTCTGAGTCTGTTCGATGAATATGAAATGATAACTCATCCAACCCCTATTTGTTGAATTCAAAGAAGTTGCACGGTACTTGCCAATTTAATCGCTCTCGGAAAGCAGGACAAACAGCTCCTCATCAGTGATTGCTCCCATTTCCATAGCCCTTTCCAAAGCATTAAGGCCTCCAGCATCCCTTATTGATGCACGTGCACCTCTGAAGAACATGCATGTTAATATACCACGTGATAGTGGAAACAAGGATATAATACCACCCTTCAAATTTGAAAGCAATTACAAGGATTTCTACAGATGCAAAAACACAAACGAGATTTTTATGGCTACCATTCTTGTTAATACTGAAGTCAACTGCTCCAGCTGCAGGTTAATTAACGAGGGGCATTCAACTTGGCTGGGAACCTATATTGGGAGAACATAAACAATAGAGACGAAAAGTTTTTAAGCGCTAGCCAAAACTAGAAGTTTCTTATGACTTTATACTTCAGGTCTAGAAGAATCTCATTTTCTGCAAGTTACAGTTGGAAAAGGATGAATGACCCGTCTGAGGTTTCCAAACGCAAAGGAAGTAAAAGATAAGAAATAATGTTTGAACGTTGGAAAGCAGAATACTAGTGCTTTGAGAAGATTGGCAACATATTCTTAACATGTTCAGGTTTAAAAGGCTAACCATGCAGAAATAAAGAAGTTGGACATAATTATGAGACATTAGACCATCCTGCAATTGAAATCAAACATCATCCCAGCTACAACATAGCACAAAATTCTTTATGGTCCAGAAAGAGACAAATAGAACTAGCATAGTTGGATAACAGTTCATAGAAAGTCAGACCAGAAAATCCATTAGCTTCTCCAAGAGGCAATAAATTGCCCTTCCGCTTAACAAGTCCTTCGTCGTGTCTTAGGCCTCAAAACATGGTTTAATTATAATCTAACCAATCTCAATGAAATTTTACTTCAATTTAAAGAATTTATAATGGAAGTTAGGGCATAATGTATATTTGATTCAATAGCTTTGCTAATTAATGATGCTACCAGAAAACCTGGATGGGTAACCTCTATCTTAAAGCAGGACAAACTTATCTTGCTTAAAACTTCGTAAAGATAGAGCCATTCCAGAATATTAGTTATTCCAATTAAGGTTCTTTCCTTTTCTGCTTTCATATCATTTTGCGTCTCCAATTTTATTTGTGTAGTTGGCTCCCTTAATTATGAAGCTGATGGATATAGAAGGTTCAGGCTGGAAACAAATCAACCAGCAATCAATGAGTCAGCATTTATTTCAGTTCGAACCCAGCATAGTGATTAATGTATTGCACTATCTAAGAGAAAAGAGAACCAAAACACAGGCACTGAACCAAAATGAGCAATAATTTTGAAGCCCTTTGGCTGCCAGAGAATTAAAACCAAGCATTTGGTTCAAACACTAACATACAGATTAGGTTTAGAATGCTACCTGTACTAAAATGGCATCTGATGATACTCATAAATGTCTAAACCTATGCTTTATCAAGTCCCTGTATACTCTAAAGATGCACACAACCACCATAATACTTCAAGAGGCTAATAAGAAAAGATTCTAAATCAGCCTGTGGCAATCCCAAAACAAAGTTCTACTACATGACATAAACCAAAAACAGAAAAGGGTATAGAAAAAGTAGAGCTGTATGTTTTATGTTATCCATGTTTAGTCTCTGAAGCAATCTAAAAGGCAAATCCTAGTGGTCCTATCCATCAAGCAGCAAAAGTCTCTCTCAAAAGAAAATCCATAAAGGAACATATTGTTCCAAATAGCAAGAGCTGTGTTCTCGATGCAAAACATTCTGTACCGTTTTATCAAAGAAAAATGTGCAAGAAAACTGTGTTAGTTTGGGGTGCGTGTTTTGGATTTTGAATGCCTCATCAATTTAAGGTGCAATAAATTTCTAACAATAACTCTCAATGAAATTACT
This portion of the Coffea eugenioides isolate CCC68of chromosome 11, Ceug_1.0, whole genome shotgun sequence genome encodes:
- the LOC113752063 gene encoding uncharacterized protein LOC113752063; this translates as MACLDFDASKVLKKMVSMRNGARYLDFVIKERRKYVEWVDKVLLQPDKSLALDYLRVAFYLDNFYGDETHNWLQHAFARRVQRLELDLFPDDGPPSSPESYTFDCVFLRCSSGKSQPGYPEIHHHAQIGFKSLRALSLKSLNVTVEVLEFFFINCPFLERLVVGGSSVLINLRVCGPSIALKYLEVCSCLRLQSIIVSDTNLVSLKTTAAHHLLLQNVPMLVNVWYVISWLFCCLSQLEIITLRAKELQVSQEKGIVHELPQLTNPKEFVLIDFASKDESLIGFTSLIRASPSLEKFVLKLESWWNDMVRGDRKLKKAASFPLQHLKVVQLLGYYGRRSEPQLVEYFLENAIVLMIRVNSIRPKRARKRSGKRSRKS